From Streptomyces asiaticus, one genomic window encodes:
- a CDS encoding sensor histidine kinase, with amino-acid sequence MSMHERQQRLEVLLHELRTSLTTIRGWAELPLQGLSDDPELMVRALRRIQDEADHMHQAVQQVFPRADASWVRPLEMEPVDLRDVADEAVADLGLLDPERPIGRENSGRATVVADNRMLRHAVRNLLDNALRHTPAGSPVIVAVRGPEAGDGAGTGAGDGTGTGAGTGAGDGTGTGAGTGAGAGTGARAGTGTGAGAGTGGTRRVELSVSDQGPGMGSRDIARLTSPHDEDGRIEPGSGIGLTIVRLVVERHGGEVSVSSAPGHGTTVTVAFPTVSVSSGN; translated from the coding sequence ATGAGCATGCACGAGCGCCAGCAGCGGCTGGAGGTCCTGCTGCACGAGCTGCGCACCTCCCTCACCACCATCCGCGGCTGGGCCGAACTCCCGCTCCAGGGGCTCAGCGACGACCCCGAGCTGATGGTCCGCGCCCTGCGCCGGATCCAGGACGAGGCCGACCATATGCACCAGGCGGTCCAGCAGGTGTTCCCCCGCGCGGACGCCTCCTGGGTACGGCCGCTGGAGATGGAGCCGGTGGATCTGCGGGACGTGGCGGACGAGGCGGTGGCGGATCTGGGGCTGCTCGATCCCGAACGTCCCATCGGCCGCGAGAACTCCGGCCGGGCGACCGTCGTCGCCGACAACCGCATGCTGCGGCACGCCGTCCGCAATCTGCTGGACAACGCGCTGCGCCACACCCCCGCCGGGTCCCCGGTGATCGTGGCGGTACGCGGCCCGGAGGCCGGGGACGGGGCCGGGACAGGAGCCGGGGATGGGACCGGGACCGGGGCCGGGACAGGAGCCGGGGATGGAACCGGGACCGGGGCCGGGACAGGAGCCGGAGCCGGGACCGGGGCCAGAGCCGGGACTGGGACCGGAGCCGGAGCCGGAACCGGCGGAACGCGGCGCGTCGAGCTCTCCGTCAGCGACCAGGGGCCGGGCATGGGCTCGCGGGACATCGCCCGGCTCACCTCCCCGCACGACGAGGACGGCCGGATCGAGCCGGGCAGCGGCATCGGCCTCACCATCGTGCGGCTGGTGGTCGAGCGGCACGGCGGGGAGGTGAGCGTCAGCAGCGCACCGGGCCACGGCACCACGGTCACCGTGGCCTTCCCCACTGTCAGCGTTTCGTCAGGAAACTGA
- the thrS gene encoding threonine--tRNA ligase — protein sequence MSTDVDEETAMSDHRKLGRELGLFDTDPLIGAGLPYWLPDGATVRHTLEEYIRAAERRAGYRHVYSPVLGKRELYELSGHWEHYSDDMFPPMDLGAEQVVLRPSLCPHHAAIYRSRGHSYRELPLRMAELGGMYRSELSGVLGGLTRVRAIQLNDAHIFCTLDQVADEASAALEMIRRAYEALGIAPARYRLSLPGPGGKYVAAPEMWRRSTALLTDVLDRSGLPYEAVEGEAAFYGPKIDVQVADGAGRESTLSTVQVDFHQPERFDLHYIGPDGARHRPVMVHRSIIGSVERAVAHLIEQHGGAFPAWLAPTQLVVLPVSEAELGRAEELVRGCDELGLRAELAGPDRGTLGARIRAARLVPYQAVLGAREAADGRVALRLRDGRRLDPRPVDEALARIDALVTSHSPDLWDAA from the coding sequence ATGTCCACCGACGTTGACGAGGAGACCGCGATGTCCGACCACCGCAAGCTGGGCCGTGAACTGGGCCTGTTCGACACCGACCCGCTGATCGGCGCGGGCCTGCCGTACTGGCTGCCCGACGGCGCGACCGTACGGCACACCCTGGAGGAGTACATCCGCGCCGCCGAGCGGCGGGCGGGCTACCGGCATGTGTACTCGCCGGTGCTCGGCAAACGGGAGCTGTACGAGCTCTCGGGGCACTGGGAGCACTACAGCGACGACATGTTCCCGCCGATGGACCTGGGCGCGGAGCAGGTCGTACTGCGCCCGAGCCTGTGCCCCCACCACGCGGCCATCTACCGCTCCCGCGGCCACAGCTACCGCGAACTCCCGCTGCGGATGGCCGAGTTGGGCGGGATGTACCGCTCGGAGCTGTCCGGGGTGCTCGGCGGGCTGACCCGGGTGCGGGCCATCCAGCTGAACGACGCCCATATCTTCTGCACCCTGGACCAGGTCGCCGACGAGGCGTCGGCCGCCCTGGAGATGATCCGCCGGGCGTACGAGGCACTCGGCATCGCCCCGGCCCGCTATCGGCTCTCCCTCCCGGGCCCCGGCGGCAAGTACGTCGCCGCGCCCGAGATGTGGCGCCGCTCGACCGCCCTGCTGACCGACGTGCTGGACCGCTCCGGGCTGCCGTACGAGGCGGTGGAGGGCGAGGCCGCGTTCTACGGCCCGAAGATCGATGTGCAGGTCGCCGACGGCGCGGGGCGGGAGTCCACCCTGTCCACCGTGCAGGTGGACTTCCACCAGCCCGAGCGGTTCGATCTGCACTACATCGGCCCGGACGGCGCCCGGCACCGCCCGGTCATGGTCCACCGCAGCATCATCGGCAGTGTGGAGCGGGCCGTGGCCCATCTCATCGAGCAGCACGGCGGGGCCTTCCCCGCCTGGCTGGCCCCCACTCAGCTGGTGGTCCTGCCGGTCTCCGAGGCCGAGCTGGGGCGGGCCGAGGAGCTCGTCCGGGGGTGCGATGAACTCGGCCTGCGCGCGGAACTGGCCGGACCGGACCGCGGCACCCTGGGCGCCCGCATCCGGGCGGCCCGCCTCGTCCCGTACCAGGCCGTGCTGGGCGCCCGGGAGGCCGCGGACGGCCGGGTGGCCCTACGGCTGCGGGACGGCCGCCGGCTGGATCCGCGGCCGGTCGACGAGGCGCTGGCGCGGATCGACGCGCTGGTGACGTCGCACAGCCCCGACCTGTGGGACGCGGCGTAG
- a CDS encoding cytochrome P450, whose amino-acid sequence MTETLAETAPEAEEPLPEFPMPRATGCPFDPPPTARALLTERPVARVRLWDGSAPWLVTRYADQRALLADPRVSAENTRPGYPHSSAGFRENAGRRRSFVTMDDPEHARIRRMVTGPFAIKRIEAMRPEIQKITDELIDTMLAGPTPVDLVQALALPLPSLVICRLLGVPYEDHDFFQRNSSKLINRHSSVEEVAGANDALIDYLDGLVAAKLADPADDMLSELAARVTAGELTQRDAANMGVLLLIAGHETTANMIALGTVALLENPDQLAVLRETEDPKVIARAVEELLRYLTIVHNGRRRVALEDIEIGGETIRAGEGIIINTGTGNWDAEVFAEPERLDIGRDARRHMAFGFGVHQCLGQPLARMELQVVYGTLYRRIPTLRLATGIDQLPFKHDGLVYGVYELPVTWTS is encoded by the coding sequence ATGACCGAGACGCTGGCAGAGACCGCGCCCGAGGCGGAAGAGCCGCTTCCGGAGTTTCCGATGCCGCGAGCGACCGGCTGCCCGTTCGACCCTCCCCCGACCGCACGGGCGCTGCTCACCGAACGACCGGTGGCGCGCGTACGGCTGTGGGACGGGAGCGCCCCCTGGCTGGTGACCCGGTACGCCGACCAGCGTGCCCTGCTCGCCGATCCGCGGGTCAGCGCCGAGAACACGCGGCCCGGATATCCGCACTCGAGCGCCGGTTTCCGCGAGAACGCCGGGCGGCGGCGGTCCTTCGTCACCATGGACGACCCCGAGCACGCCCGGATCCGCCGGATGGTCACCGGACCGTTCGCCATCAAGCGGATCGAGGCGATGCGGCCCGAGATCCAGAAGATCACCGACGAGCTGATCGACACCATGCTGGCCGGGCCGACCCCGGTGGACCTGGTGCAGGCGCTCGCGCTGCCGCTGCCGTCGCTGGTGATCTGCCGGCTGCTCGGGGTGCCGTACGAGGACCACGACTTCTTCCAGCGGAACAGCTCGAAACTGATCAACCGGCACTCCTCGGTCGAGGAGGTGGCCGGGGCCAACGACGCGCTGATCGACTATCTGGACGGGCTGGTCGCCGCCAAACTCGCCGACCCGGCCGACGACATGCTCTCCGAGCTGGCCGCCCGGGTCACGGCCGGTGAGCTGACCCAGCGCGACGCCGCCAACATGGGCGTACTGCTGCTGATCGCGGGCCATGAGACCACCGCCAACATGATCGCCCTCGGCACCGTGGCCCTGCTGGAGAACCCCGACCAGCTCGCCGTCCTGCGGGAGACCGAGGACCCGAAGGTGATCGCCCGGGCCGTCGAGGAGCTGCTGCGCTATCTGACGATCGTGCACAACGGCCGCCGCCGGGTCGCGCTCGAGGACATCGAGATCGGCGGTGAGACCATCCGCGCCGGTGAGGGAATCATCATCAACACCGGCACCGGGAACTGGGACGCGGAGGTCTTCGCCGAGCCGGAGCGGCTGGACATCGGCCGCGACGCCCGCCGCCACATGGCGTTCGGCTTCGGCGTCCACCAGTGCCTGGGCCAGCCGCTGGCCCGGATGGAGCTCCAGGTGGTCTACGGCACGCTCTACCGCCGTATCCCCACCCTGCGGCTGGCCACCGGAATCGACCAACTACCGTTCAAACACGACGGTTTGGTCTACGGCGTCTACGAACTGCCCGTCACCTGGACGTCATGA
- a CDS encoding Arc family DNA-binding protein — translation MDHEVRITLRLPADLHAWLVAEAKRARRSLNSEILHRLEAGRGDISADNESP, via the coding sequence ATGGACCATGAAGTACGCATCACGCTCCGCCTACCCGCCGACCTTCACGCGTGGCTGGTCGCCGAGGCTAAGCGCGCCCGCAGGTCCCTCAACTCTGAGATCCTGCACCGGCTTGAGGCCGGACGCGGCGACATCTCGGCAGACAACGAATCGCCCTGA
- a CDS encoding phosphatase PAP2 family protein, with product MFSRINSRIPFAAWRRPRAVLWATAGVAVLGFLVALEIAARHYGLPGPMTTQAQEIIFAPKSGFLLYAGMGLMMVVLTWRERLIAAGAAIGIDIVIFLVRWVADARVTEGHPFGNGALWVMLGCVVIAVTRRTGPERALLLKGVGLGLLLVAGRKTGDTWLLITAKSRPTVLDPYLAAADHALGNPSWVAGRIVDAMGPVGAHVLDYVYIQLPVAAVIVSIYQLRKVADERRFPRHHLVRTFLAIGLLGPAIYMIFPVVGPVFAYGGGAFGTGGAHWALANLWPHTPPPISAPHSMTFDDVTPRNCMPSLHTAWATAIFIHSRQGPRILRFAGTFWLVATLGATLGFGYHYGVDLVAGVVFALTIETALRSLARGWDRSGTQLVAHGAAVFAALLVAYRYLPVEMARHPWVFGPLLLLAMGSVIHGYVRTTRLWEPKAAPPLQPEPQPEMV from the coding sequence ATGTTTTCGCGAATAAACAGCAGAATACCGTTCGCTGCGTGGCGTCGACCACGGGCGGTGCTGTGGGCCACGGCTGGTGTGGCGGTCCTCGGGTTCCTCGTCGCGCTGGAGATCGCCGCCCGACACTACGGCCTGCCGGGGCCGATGACCACTCAGGCGCAAGAGATTATTTTTGCGCCTAAATCGGGCTTTCTGCTGTACGCCGGTATGGGCTTGATGATGGTGGTGCTCACCTGGCGGGAGCGGCTCATCGCGGCCGGTGCCGCCATCGGCATCGACATCGTCATCTTCCTGGTGCGGTGGGTGGCCGACGCGAGGGTGACCGAAGGGCACCCTTTCGGCAACGGCGCGCTGTGGGTGATGCTGGGCTGTGTGGTCATCGCGGTCACGCGCCGCACCGGCCCGGAACGCGCCCTGCTGCTGAAGGGCGTGGGGCTGGGGCTGCTGCTGGTGGCCGGCCGTAAGACCGGCGACACCTGGCTGCTCATCACGGCGAAGTCCCGCCCGACGGTGCTCGACCCGTACTTGGCGGCCGCCGATCACGCGCTGGGCAACCCGTCGTGGGTGGCGGGCCGGATTGTCGATGCGATGGGCCCGGTCGGCGCCCATGTTCTCGACTACGTCTACATCCAGCTTCCGGTGGCCGCGGTCATCGTCTCGATCTATCAACTGCGCAAGGTGGCGGACGAGCGCCGCTTCCCGCGTCACCATCTGGTGCGCACCTTTCTGGCCATCGGCCTCCTCGGACCGGCCATCTACATGATCTTCCCCGTGGTCGGACCGGTCTTCGCCTACGGCGGGGGCGCCTTCGGCACCGGCGGCGCGCACTGGGCGCTGGCCAACCTGTGGCCGCACACGCCGCCGCCCATCAGCGCCCCGCACTCGATGACCTTCGACGACGTCACGCCACGCAACTGCATGCCCAGCCTGCACACGGCGTGGGCCACCGCGATCTTCATCCACTCCCGCCAAGGCCCGCGGATCCTGCGGTTCGCGGGAACGTTCTGGCTGGTCGCCACGCTCGGCGCGACGCTGGGATTCGGCTACCACTACGGTGTGGATCTCGTCGCGGGCGTGGTGTTCGCACTCACCATCGAGACGGCGCTGCGCTCGCTCGCGCGTGGCTGGGACCGTTCGGGGACCCAACTGGTCGCCCACGGCGCGGCGGTCTTCGCCGCACTCCTGGTGGCCTATCGCTATCTGCCGGTGGAGATGGCCAGGCATCCGTGGGTGTTCGGACCCCTTCTCCTGTTGGCGATGGGCTCGGTGATCCACGGCTATGTACGGACCACCAGGCTGTGGGAGCCGAAGGCCGCACCGCCGCTGCAACCGGAACCGCAGCCCGAAATGGTGTGA
- a CDS encoding NAD(P)/FAD-dependent oxidoreductase, whose protein sequence is MKQLVVVGGSAAGLAAAETLRREGYEGTLTLIGDEPYHPYDRPPLSKQILGGQWEPDRLPLRAPADLDALGLELRLGVAATGLDLAGRTVALADGARVPYDGLVIATGVRPRRLPGDGGERAHVLRTLDDALALRDRLGPRRRLAVVGAGFLGAEAAAVARGLGAEVTLLEPAPVPLAPAVGERVGRMLAQAHHDHGVDLRTGVAVAEVADGGVRLTDGTLVEADEVLVAIGSVPNTGWLQGSGLTLGDGLECDEYSAAAPGVYGAGDVARWHNPLFGTAMRIEHRTNATEQGMAVARNLLRPEERRPFAPVPYFWSDQYDFRIQAHGYLRGHEEVAVVEGELEERKFLAVYRSGDRVAGVLAVGMPPKAVRTWRQAVATRAAWRDAVGELLPEGA, encoded by the coding sequence GTGAAACAGCTCGTGGTGGTCGGTGGCTCCGCCGCCGGTCTGGCGGCGGCGGAAACGCTGCGCCGGGAGGGCTACGAGGGCACGCTCACGCTCATCGGCGATGAGCCGTACCACCCGTACGACCGGCCACCGCTGTCCAAGCAGATCCTCGGCGGTCAGTGGGAACCCGACCGGCTGCCGCTGCGCGCCCCCGCCGATCTGGACGCGCTCGGCCTGGAGCTGCGCCTCGGCGTCGCCGCGACCGGGCTCGACCTCGCGGGCCGTACGGTCGCGCTGGCCGATGGGGCGCGGGTGCCGTACGACGGCCTGGTCATCGCCACCGGCGTCCGCCCGCGCCGGCTGCCCGGCGACGGCGGGGAGCGCGCCCATGTGCTGCGCACCCTGGACGACGCCCTGGCCCTGCGGGACCGGCTGGGCCCGAGGCGGCGGCTGGCGGTGGTCGGCGCCGGGTTCCTGGGCGCCGAGGCGGCCGCGGTCGCGCGAGGGCTGGGCGCGGAGGTGACGCTGCTGGAACCGGCGCCGGTGCCGCTGGCCCCGGCGGTCGGCGAGCGGGTCGGCCGGATGCTCGCCCAGGCCCACCACGACCACGGCGTGGATCTGCGCACCGGAGTCGCGGTGGCCGAGGTGGCCGACGGCGGGGTGCGGCTGACGGACGGCACGCTCGTCGAGGCCGACGAGGTGCTGGTCGCGATCGGCTCGGTGCCCAACACCGGCTGGCTGCAGGGCAGTGGGCTCACCCTGGGCGACGGCCTGGAGTGCGATGAGTACAGCGCCGCCGCGCCGGGGGTGTACGGCGCGGGGGATGTGGCCCGCTGGCACAATCCGCTGTTCGGCACGGCGATGCGGATCGAGCACCGGACCAACGCCACCGAGCAGGGCATGGCCGTGGCCCGCAACCTCCTCCGCCCGGAGGAGCGGCGGCCGTTCGCCCCGGTGCCGTACTTCTGGTCCGACCAGTACGACTTCCGGATCCAGGCGCACGGGTATCTGCGCGGCCATGAGGAGGTCGCGGTGGTGGAGGGCGAGCTGGAGGAGCGGAAGTTCCTGGCCGTCTACCGCTCCGGGGACCGGGTGGCCGGTGTGCTGGCCGTCGGGATGCCGCCGAAGGCCGTGCGTACGTGGCGGCAGGCGGTCGCGACGCGGGCGGCGTGGCGGGACGCGGTGGGGGAGCTGCTGCCGGAGGGGGCGTAG
- a CDS encoding response regulator transcription factor, which translates to MYGSVSEKPAPARGNGQRILVVDDESRIAELLSTTLELAGYRVGTAATGGEALDRVGRDRPDLVILDVMLPDLDGFTVCRRLVAADENHPPVLFLTARDSLDSLVTGLGIGGNDYVTKPFRIAEVLARVQALLRTRNRRREEPSPHYADLVLDETTRQARRGRRALELTPAEFRLLRYLLVNAGQVLSKEQIGEHLWVADHRRYGDNAIEKLVSRLRHKVDEAGPALIHTRRGFGYWLGGLASG; encoded by the coding sequence GTGTACGGGAGTGTCAGCGAGAAACCAGCGCCGGCCCGTGGCAACGGGCAGCGCATCCTGGTCGTCGACGATGAATCGAGAATCGCCGAACTGCTCTCGACCACCCTTGAGCTGGCCGGTTACCGGGTCGGCACCGCGGCCACCGGCGGGGAGGCGCTCGACCGGGTCGGGCGGGACCGGCCCGACCTGGTGATCCTCGATGTGATGCTGCCGGATCTGGACGGCTTCACGGTGTGCCGACGCCTGGTGGCGGCCGACGAGAACCATCCGCCGGTGCTCTTCCTCACCGCCCGCGACTCGCTCGACTCGCTGGTCACCGGCCTCGGTATCGGCGGCAACGACTACGTCACCAAGCCGTTCCGGATCGCCGAGGTGCTGGCCCGGGTGCAGGCCCTGCTGCGCACCCGCAACCGGCGGCGGGAGGAGCCCTCGCCGCACTACGCCGATCTGGTGCTGGACGAGACGACCCGTCAGGCGCGGCGCGGGCGACGGGCGCTGGAGCTGACCCCGGCGGAGTTCAGGCTGCTGCGCTATCTGCTGGTCAACGCCGGACAGGTGCTGTCCAAGGAGCAGATCGGCGAGCATCTGTGGGTGGCGGACCACCGGCGTTACGGGGACAACGCCATCGAGAAGTTGGTCTCCCGCCTCCGTCACAAGGTCGACGAGGCCGGGCCCGCCCTGATCCACACCCGCCGTGGCTTCGGCTACTGGCTCGGCGGACTCGCCTCCGGATGA
- a CDS encoding RNA-guided endonuclease InsQ/TnpB family protein, producing the protein MTTLKKGSGDAGHVRHTYRLRMSSTARTALWAEWDRCRWVWNECVAKSRQVHVHNRQHPEKQTCGPAQLDKMLTEARAKTPWLCEGASVPQQQTIRDFAKARSKALKDIEKRLPVWQRAGMPRPKKKREALPTLNYTTRGFRLKDGRLHLAGGIVVTVVWSRDLPSAPSSVRVYRDSLGHWYASFVVAAETRPLPATGRVIGVDWGVKETATTTSDDHDLPHVQHGKTAAQRLARYQRMMGRRKPARGQAASRGYREAQRQAAKMHKKVARRRQDTARKWAKKVVRDHDAIAVEDFQPKFLARTTMARKAADAAISATKTTLIEMGRKHGRDVRLVHPAHTTMDCASCGARTKHALPLSERTYTCTACGVMSPRDKNSARVMLVRAGLIPAGVEGVRPPGALLQEAA; encoded by the coding sequence ATGACGACACTGAAGAAGGGTTCGGGTGATGCCGGGCATGTCCGGCACACCTACCGGCTTCGCATGTCGTCGACCGCCCGCACGGCGCTGTGGGCCGAGTGGGACCGGTGTCGGTGGGTGTGGAACGAGTGCGTGGCCAAGTCCCGCCAGGTACACGTACACAACCGGCAGCACCCCGAGAAGCAGACCTGCGGTCCGGCGCAACTGGACAAGATGCTGACCGAGGCCCGCGCCAAGACGCCGTGGCTTTGCGAGGGCGCCTCGGTGCCGCAGCAGCAGACCATCCGGGACTTCGCCAAGGCCCGCTCCAAGGCACTCAAGGACATCGAGAAGCGACTGCCGGTCTGGCAGCGTGCGGGCATGCCCCGGCCGAAGAAGAAGCGGGAGGCGTTGCCGACCCTGAACTACACCACCCGGGGCTTCCGGCTGAAGGACGGCCGTCTGCACTTGGCGGGCGGCATCGTTGTGACGGTGGTGTGGTCGCGGGATTTGCCGTCGGCACCGTCCTCGGTACGTGTGTACCGGGACAGCCTCGGGCACTGGTACGCCTCGTTCGTCGTCGCCGCCGAGACGCGTCCGCTCCCCGCCACCGGTCGAGTGATCGGCGTGGACTGGGGCGTCAAGGAGACCGCCACTACCACGTCTGACGATCACGACCTTCCGCACGTCCAGCACGGGAAGACCGCGGCACAGCGCCTCGCCCGCTATCAGCGGATGATGGGCCGCCGGAAGCCCGCTCGTGGGCAGGCCGCGTCCAGGGGCTACCGCGAGGCGCAGCGGCAGGCCGCGAAGATGCACAAGAAGGTCGCCCGCCGGCGGCAGGACACCGCACGCAAGTGGGCGAAGAAGGTTGTCCGCGACCACGACGCCATCGCCGTGGAGGACTTCCAGCCGAAGTTCCTCGCCAGAACCACTATGGCCCGCAAAGCGGCCGACGCGGCGATAAGCGCCACCAAGACGACCCTGATCGAGATGGGCCGCAAGCACGGGCGGGACGTCCGCCTCGTGCACCCCGCGCACACCACCATGGACTGCGCGTCGTGCGGAGCGAGAACCAAGCACGCACTTCCTCTTTCGGAACGTACCTACACCTGCACCGCGTGCGGAGTCATGTCCCCAAGGGACAAGAACTCCGCACGTGTGATGCTGGTCCGGGCTGGTCTCATCCCGGCTGGTGTTGAGGGCGTAAGACCTCCTGGAGCGCTGCTCCAGGAGGCAGCCTGA
- a CDS encoding ferredoxin: MRVEVDVPKCVASGQCVMIAPDVFDQREEDGIVVLLDEQPAPELHADVRESAVVCPAAAIRVIEN; the protein is encoded by the coding sequence ATGCGTGTGGAAGTCGATGTGCCCAAGTGTGTGGCGTCGGGGCAGTGCGTGATGATCGCACCCGATGTGTTCGACCAGCGGGAGGAGGACGGCATCGTGGTCCTGCTGGACGAACAGCCCGCGCCCGAACTCCACGCCGATGTGCGGGAGTCCGCGGTGGTCTGCCCGGCGGCGGCGATACGGGTGATCGAGAATTGA
- a CDS encoding YciI family protein: MEFFCYHRDRPGSLALRQELVEQHWSYMDRYASEMIARGPTLSAADRTPTGSVHIVDLPGPPAARSFAFDEPGYQAGVYRDVLLRRWRNVLGRTMWEFPGGRTGGTRFLVLGLGPGLGSGEPADLTLPADRDELIAYGPLLSDDESTWLGTAALVRAPDPETARAVLTPDRYADIEVHHWQFGGRPS, translated from the coding sequence ATGGAGTTCTTCTGCTACCACCGCGACCGGCCCGGCTCGCTCGCTCTGCGCCAAGAACTGGTCGAACAGCACTGGTCCTACATGGATCGGTACGCGTCGGAGATGATCGCCCGAGGGCCGACCCTCTCCGCCGCCGACCGGACCCCGACCGGCAGCGTCCACATCGTCGACCTGCCCGGCCCGCCCGCCGCCCGCTCCTTCGCCTTCGACGAACCGGGCTACCAGGCCGGTGTGTACCGGGACGTACTGCTGCGGCGGTGGCGCAACGTGCTGGGGCGCACGATGTGGGAATTCCCCGGGGGCCGGACCGGGGGCACCCGATTCCTGGTGCTCGGCCTGGGCCCGGGCCTGGGCTCTGGCGAGCCCGCCGACCTGACCCTGCCCGCCGACCGGGACGAGCTGATCGCCTACGGACCACTGCTGTCCGACGACGAAAGCACCTGGCTGGGTACGGCGGCACTGGTCCGAGCACCCGACCCGGAGACGGCCCGCGCCGTCCTGACCCCGGACCGGTACGCGGACATCGAGGTGCACCACTGGCAGTTCGGCGGGCGGCCGTCATGA
- a CDS encoding helix-turn-helix domain-containing protein: MSRPESSLGNTLRAWRARITTEDVGLPATRRRRTAGLRREELALLAGISTDYLLRLEQGRALRPSRDVVAALARALRLSTNETCHFHLVAGLLPPTPKGIPQQMPPGVQRLVSRWGNIPVGVFSASWTLLSWTSMWAALLGDPALRPPEERNLVRAVFKEPSDKEPSDMGHPLFPIEQSTAEFKAALVADLRITHGAYPHDEEFRALVGQVMSNSEEFRDLWSAPALGSRLGGHKRLRHPLVGEIFLDNDVLKVPDHDVRIVTYTAEPGTPDEEKLEYVRVAAAQTALPLSPG, encoded by the coding sequence ATGAGTCGTCCAGAGAGCTCGCTGGGTAACACGCTGCGCGCATGGCGTGCCCGCATCACGACTGAGGACGTTGGACTGCCCGCCACCCGACGGCGACGCACCGCCGGTTTGCGCCGCGAAGAGCTTGCTCTGCTGGCCGGAATATCCACGGACTACCTTCTCCGTCTTGAACAGGGCCGGGCCCTGCGCCCATCGCGGGACGTCGTGGCCGCGCTTGCCCGCGCGCTGCGACTGAGTACGAATGAAACCTGCCACTTCCATCTGGTGGCCGGGCTTCTTCCGCCGACACCCAAAGGCATCCCGCAGCAGATGCCGCCTGGTGTGCAACGGCTCGTCAGTCGCTGGGGGAACATTCCGGTGGGAGTGTTCTCCGCCTCATGGACCTTGCTGAGTTGGACGTCGATGTGGGCGGCCTTGCTGGGGGATCCGGCCCTGCGACCGCCAGAAGAACGAAACCTGGTGCGCGCGGTGTTCAAGGAACCGTCGGACAAGGAGCCGTCGGATATGGGCCATCCGCTCTTTCCTATCGAGCAGAGCACCGCCGAATTCAAGGCCGCGCTCGTCGCAGACCTTCGGATCACACACGGAGCGTATCCCCATGATGAGGAATTCAGGGCTCTGGTGGGTCAGGTCATGAGTAACAGCGAAGAGTTCCGAGACCTGTGGAGTGCCCCGGCGCTCGGCTCGCGCCTGGGTGGCCACAAACGCCTGCGGCATCCCCTGGTGGGGGAGATATTCCTCGACAACGATGTGCTGAAGGTGCCGGACCACGATGTGAGGATCGTGACCTATACGGCAGAGCCGGGTACTCCGGATGAGGAGAAACTGGAGTACGTGCGAGTCGCCGCCGCCCAGACCGCGCTGCCGCTGTCGCCCGGCTGA
- a CDS encoding GNAT family N-acetyltransferase translates to MTRALGPVAWPPAPIRTERLVLRASEARDRAAFIDLLASPEVHTYLGGPRPRDELDRALPEIPGRRPGLFVIELDEAMSGTIEFKRHDAESPGHIRPDIGEAELGYLLLPEAWGRGYAAEACAAALDWFVDALPGTSVVLRTQTANERSMRLAAKLGFTEVERYEAYDAEQWFGVWSPVTA, encoded by the coding sequence ATGACCCGCGCACTGGGACCCGTTGCCTGGCCACCCGCCCCGATAAGGACCGAACGCCTCGTGCTCCGCGCGTCCGAGGCCCGGGACCGTGCGGCGTTCATCGACCTGCTCGCCTCACCGGAGGTGCATACCTACCTCGGTGGCCCTCGACCGCGTGATGAGCTCGACCGCGCGCTGCCCGAGATACCCGGGCGGCGCCCTGGCCTTTTCGTGATCGAGCTCGACGAAGCGATGAGCGGCACCATCGAGTTCAAACGGCACGACGCGGAGAGTCCGGGCCACATCCGTCCGGATATCGGGGAGGCCGAGCTCGGCTACCTGTTGCTGCCGGAGGCGTGGGGACGCGGGTACGCCGCCGAGGCGTGTGCGGCGGCCCTCGACTGGTTCGTCGACGCGCTTCCCGGCACGTCGGTGGTGCTGCGCACCCAGACCGCCAACGAGCGCTCGATGCGCCTCGCGGCAAAGCTGGGATTCACCGAGGTGGAACGGTACGAGGCCTACGATGCCGAGCAGTGGTTCGGCGTGTGGTCCCCGGTCACAGCGTGA